Genomic window (Chryseobacterium bernardetii):
AAAATAATAAAGGGGAAGCACATATCTTTTGATTTTCATCTCCTGATTCGGGAAAATTTCAGAAAGATCCATATTAGTTCTGTTTATAAAAATAGTTTGAGTATTTCTTAGTTATGTTTTTTTGCAAAGTTATATTTTATCCCCGCAGAAATATAGAACGAAGGGTCAAAAGTTGCATTTCCCCATTTAAGAAAATTAGATGGCTCCCTGTCACGGTAACGGTCCGTACGTCCAAAATTTGCACCAAACGTACCGCTTACTGTCCAGTTTTTGAATCGGTATTCCGGTTCCATCCCTAAACTTACATAATGATGATCGAAATATTTCTTTTGGCCCTCAATTTTAGCAAGTGAAAAGAAAAACTTAGGTCTGTTCACAATGCGTAAAGCAAATACATCATTAAACCTGTATCCTACAGAAAATTTGGGATTATAGCTCAACTCTGCATGGTATTCCATTCCATGGGCTTTTTCACTGTGGTACTGAAAATAAGGCATGGGAATAAGCATAGGTTTATCAAAGGCATTATTCCCAACAAGGGCTACTCCAAGTTTTATTTTGGGGCGAACCTGCCATATGAAAGATGAATAGACATTCACTACAACATGATCCATCTCCAGTTTTTTCACATCGGTATGGGTAGAGTAGACCCCGGCAGAAGCTCCTCCAATGAACATAAGCTTTTCATTTAATGGAGTCATATACATTACCCCAAAATCTGCAGAACCCATTTCTTTGGGCAGGGCTTCGGCTGCGGTCCCTTCATTACTGAATGAGGTATAAGAAGCATTAAGGGTTGCTGCCCATATGGAAGGCTGCTGATAGCCTGATGGGTTAATACTTACAGGAATTGTTGCTGTAAAAGTAGTGGTGAGTGAAGAACTTTTATCTCCGTTATTATTGATGTATTTTTGTTGAGGCAGGTACTCTGATCTCAGTTCTATCTGTGCAAAAACATAAGCAGCCTGTGTAAATGCAGCAATTATCATCCATTTTTTTCTCATTATTTTCTTTTTTTTGACACCACAAAGAAACTCTAATGTTTTTTTAATTTGTTATTGTTCAGTGCGTTAAATGATGTATTGCAGAATGAGACAGATGAAGTGTAGTATTTCTAAGATAAATTGTAATGTGTGAAAATGAAAACCTGCCTGTCAATCGTTTTTTTCAAAATAAAGGTTTTAGGATAGTATTAAAAACGCCACAAATACATAAATAAAAAGATAAATATTATGGCAATCATCCTGAAGATTTGTATTAAAGCTTATAGAACTGGAAGGATAAAAATAATGTTATTTTAATAGGAGATAGCTTCTTTTTTATACTGAACAGAAAGATATTTTTATTCCTTTTTAACTTTTTTGTGTAATTATTTTCACTGTCAGCAGAAACTTTTTAAAAGATTTGGAATGCTATTTGTAATGCAATAGCAAATCTAAAATGGATGGAATTTATTATCAATCAAACATTTATGTTGAATGTATAAATGATAAAACTTAACGATGATGATCCTAAAATAATTAATAGCATGTTCCCACCTCAATTATACAGAATATTTAAATCATATAATCTGCTCCTGTTAATCCTGCTGTGCTCTGCCGGATCAGTTTACGGCCAGAGAGCATTTTCGCATCAAAAGTTTGACAGTATACTGTTGAAGAAAACAGAATCACTTCGTATTCAGGGAGATTATGAAAACCTTGTCCGCCTGAATAAAGACTATCTGAACCTTGCCGAAGAAAATAGCTATAGGGAAGGAATCATTCTTTGCTATATCAATATTTCTAACATTTCAGCAACCATTGGAAATTATAAAAGAGGATTGTCTTATCTTTCCCTGGCTGAAAAAGAGCTTAAGAAGATCAACAGCCCTGTTTTAAAAGCAAGGCTCTATCAGGAACATGCCCAGCTGAATGGGGTAATAGGCCTTTATAAAAGCGCTTTGGATCTGAATGCAAAAGGTTTGTTCTATCTCAAAAACATCCCAGATCAGGAGAAAAGGAAATTTTATTTGTACCGGCTTTATGCCAACAGGGCTGATTTTTTATATAAAGTAAATAGGGCAGACTCAGCGTACATTTATTTACAGAAAGGGAAAAGAATTGATGGACAGGGTGTTTTACTGAATACACTTTTAGCTAAGTATCATCTGATGTACACCAAAAGAAAAGATTCAGCTTTGATCTATCTTCAGAAAGCGTCCGGAAAAATTGTTAATACCGGTAAAGTAAACATCCAGAATGGTTTTGTGGATCTTACTTATGGGGACTATTACTTTTCTCTGGAGGACTATAAAACAGCATTGGATTACTACAGTAAAGCATTGGATTACTACAGTAGAACCAACAGGTTATATAATATTCCCGGAGTTTATGAATCTATAGCCAAAACCTACAAAATGCTGAATGAGCCTAAGAAGGAAGAAGAGGCTATGAAGAAATATACAGAGGAAAAAACCGCATTGGAAAATATTCAGAACGAAGCCATTAATATTTCAATAGATCATATGCTGAGTGATAAAGATGAAGAATCTAACGGCTTTCAGAAGAAGATTTACCTTTACATCAGCTTTATTGTTATTTTATCACTGGCTATTTTTATCTTACTTTATCGGCATAACAGAGCACTAAGGCAAAAGAAGAACGAGCTCAAAAGTGAAGCACTTTCCCTGAAAAGTAGGATCAATGACTCGTTTGATGAATTAGTAGGGCTGGCTAAAAAGAATGATTCTACATTTTTGACTAGATTCCAGGAAATTTATCCTGAATTTTGCCCAAGGCTTCTGGAAATCAACCCAAGACTCGGTGCTTCGGAACTTACATTTTGTGCGATGATAAAGCTTAATTTCACTTCAAAGGAAATTGCAGAATATACCTTTATCCAGCATAAATCTGTACAGCAGAAAAAGCACAGATTAAGAAAAAAACTGAACGTTCCCACAGAACAGGAGCTGTTTCTTTTCTTTGATTCTTTATAAATGCGAATTCCAAAAAGCAAAAAGTTTTCTTTAAAATCGTAATTATTCCATTTTTAATAATTGTAAAGCAGTTCAGTGTAATTTTAGTGGTCAAGAGATTACTCATCCTGTTTACAGTGAATTCCTTATAATTTGATTATAGTGTCAGTTATTCTCTACATTTTCCAGACTCCAGCTTCCTGATTTTATTCTTATAGATATTTGTCGATAAATGCCCTTATTTAAGGGCAGTACGGCAAATGTGGTATAAATGTAGTATGATAAAATTGTAGTCTTTTTAATAAGTTTTTTAAAATTTGCAAAAACTAAAAGAGGGGTAAAAAATAAATACCCGAAAAAACAATAAGATTCTGAAAACACAATGATCGCCCCTCTTTTTATGATCAAGAGATTTAGTAAAAAAGATGTTGGAAAACGATAAGAAAAATTTAAAGACCAATAGAAATAAAATGTTTAAAAAAATAAGTAAATTCATTCCATTAAATTAAACAGATATGAAAAATGTAAAACAATTTATTACAGTAATGGCCGTTGTAATGTTCGCTTCAGGAGTTTCCGCTCAGCTTAGTCCAAAAGGTGCCGGTTCAGACAAAGATAAACATGGTTGTAAAGGTTCTGCAGGATATACATTCTCAGTACTGAAAAACGACTGTGTAAGAATTTTTGAAGAAAAAATACAATTGAAAGAAGTAGATAACAAGAAATCTTATACTTCAAACGCTGCTGTAATCCTTAGTGAAGATGCCAGAAAAGCAGAAATATTCCTACCTTCATCTGAAGGAAGCCTTGTGCTGGATAAAATTGCATCTAAAAAAGCAGTGACCTACAAAAAAGGGCAGTATACGCTTACAAAAAACAAAAATGTTTATACTTTAAAACTAGCTAATAAAATAGTTTTTAAAAGCTAATCAAAACAGATTCATCAGTATCAGAGCACATTCATTTTTAGATATGTGAGTAAAGGCTGTCCTGATTAGGCAGCCTTTATATTTTGAAGCTCATCTTTTTTATTTATCCTGCCCAATATCCAGCCGGTCAAATTTTCCTTCAGCATTCCTGTGAAATCTGAAAAATACCGGAAAAACTCCCCATTGCCCGGCTTTAAAGTTTCCGTGAATATCCTTACTGTCATTTTCAACACGGTCTATGCTGAGAAACATTTCTTTACCGAGAGCATTGGCAAAAAATGATTTAAAGTCTACCTTATTTCCGTCATCGGTCATAACCGGGTTCTCAGTGAAGAAGCCATACCAG
Coding sequences:
- a CDS encoding DUF6268 family outer membrane beta-barrel protein encodes the protein MRKKWMIIAAFTQAAYVFAQIELRSEYLPQQKYINNNGDKSSSLTTTFTATIPVSINPSGYQQPSIWAATLNASYTSFSNEGTAAEALPKEMGSADFGVMYMTPLNEKLMFIGGASAGVYSTHTDVKKLEMDHVVVNVYSSFIWQVRPKIKLGVALVGNNAFDKPMLIPMPYFQYHSEKAHGMEYHAELSYNPKFSVGYRFNDVFALRIVNRPKFFFSLAKIEGQKKYFDHHYVSLGMEPEYRFKNWTVSGTFGANFGRTDRYRDREPSNFLKWGNATFDPSFYISAGIKYNFAKKHN
- a CDS encoding tetratricopeptide repeat protein codes for the protein MIKLNDDDPKIINSMFPPQLYRIFKSYNLLLLILLCSAGSVYGQRAFSHQKFDSILLKKTESLRIQGDYENLVRLNKDYLNLAEENSYREGIILCYINISNISATIGNYKRGLSYLSLAEKELKKINSPVLKARLYQEHAQLNGVIGLYKSALDLNAKGLFYLKNIPDQEKRKFYLYRLYANRADFLYKVNRADSAYIYLQKGKRIDGQGVLLNTLLAKYHLMYTKRKDSALIYLQKASGKIVNTGKVNIQNGFVDLTYGDYYFSLEDYKTALDYYSKALDYYSRTNRLYNIPGVYESIAKTYKMLNEPKKEEEAMKKYTEEKTALENIQNEAINISIDHMLSDKDEESNGFQKKIYLYISFIVILSLAIFILLYRHNRALRQKKNELKSEALSLKSRINDSFDELVGLAKKNDSTFLTRFQEIYPEFCPRLLEINPRLGASELTFCAMIKLNFTSKEIAEYTFIQHKSVQQKKHRLRKKLNVPTEQELFLFFDSL